A genomic stretch from Solanum stenotomum isolate F172 chromosome 8, ASM1918654v1, whole genome shotgun sequence includes:
- the LOC125873971 gene encoding uncharacterized protein LOC125873971, whose translation MAFHHRPAYSPMARNRRTSDEGEDGEPQAPEEGEIIDNVPVNASYVIELDSKPRKDQVSRKDKSSNDYYASDLQVERKSGKRHRVSSSQDEVNESHRGIWQSESILEEYAYEMEREVYTSNLDDDITGHFRDYHHGYRKSSKEHKSSYSRGMREKDRQRELERERERERERERERERDRDRERGRERKREKAQYEEQKYEREREERGRRKRDRENRGPSREDRDRYNDRSSGQRRFDDDGHAYHRHYETDNERDGAANLLKFEKQKTQPKRNW comes from the exons ATGGCATTCCACCACCGTCCGGCGTATTCTCCGATGGCACGCAACCGTAGAACAAGTGACGAAGGTGAAGACGGAGAACCTCAAGCGCCAGAGGAAGGAGAAATTATTGACAATGTTCCTGTG AATGCTAGTTACGTAATTGAATTGGATTCTAAACCACGCAAGGATCAAGTAAGTCGAAAGGATAAGAGCAGCAATGATTACTATGCGAGTGATTTGCAGGTTGAAAGAAAATCCGGGAAGAGGCATAGGGTCTCATCTTCTCAGGATGAAGTTAATGAGTCACATAGAGGAATATGGCAATCCGAAAGCATTTTGGAGGAGTATGCATATGAGATGGAAAGGGAAGTATATACAAGTAACTTGGATGATGATATAACTGGACATTTCAGGGACTATCACCATGGATATCGGAAATCCTCGAAGGAGCATAAATCTAGTTACAGCAGAGGCATGCGAGAGAAAGATAGGCAGCGAGAGTTGGAAAGGGAAAGGGAAAGGGAAAGGGAGAGGGAAAGggaaagagagagagatagagacagagagagagggagagagaggaAAAGAGAGAAAGCTCAATATGAAGAACAAAAATATGagagggagagggaggagagaggaaGGAGGAAGAGGGACAGGGAAAACAGAGGACCAAGTAGGGAGGATAGGGATAGATACAATGATAGGTCCAGTGGGCAGCGGAGATTTGATGACGATGGTCATGCTTACCATAGACATTATGAGACTGACAATGAGAGAGACGGGGCAGCTAATCTCCTAAAATTTGAAAAGCAAAAAACTCAACCTAAAAGGAATTGGTAA
- the LOC125874152 gene encoding uncharacterized protein LOC125874152 — protein sequence MSASTALNLASFCTSVVNSPTHCTHKPSLLLHGTQFSQSPNNTLFKNCCWKLSRTTKRAVAAVDSSDPAEKQETERKKYHFLVANAKFMLDEEEHFQEQMFERRRLYEERSMEPDFWLVVEPKFLDKFPNITKRLKRPAVALVSTNGPWITFMKLRLDRVLQESYEADSVEEALACTPVSIEFEKPEKWTAPYPKYESGWWDSFLPPGSQTSKV from the exons ATGTCAGCTTCAACAGCTCTGAATCTTGCTTCATTTTGCACTTCTGTAGTGAATTCTCCTACCCATTGTACTCATAAACCTTCTCTCCTTTTACATGGTACCCAATTTTCCCAATCACCCAACAACACTCTTTTCAAGAACTGCTGCTGGAAATTAAGTAGAACCACTAAGAGAGCTGTTGCTGCTGTTGATTCCTCTGATCCTGCTGAAAAG CAAGAGACAGAAAGGAAGAAGTACCATTTTCTTGTTGCAAATGCCAAATTTATGCTGGACGAAGAGGAGCATTTCCAGGAGCAAATGTTTGAACGTCGTCGCCTCTATGAAGAGCGCAGCATGGAACCAGATTTCTGGCTTGTAGTTGAGCCAAAGTTCTTGGACAAGTTCCCTAATATCACCAAGAGACTGAAGAGACCCGCTGTAGCACTTGTTTCAACGAATGGCCCATGGATCAC GTTCATGAAATTGAGGCTAGACAGGGTTTTACAAGAGAGCTACGAGGCTGACAGTGTAGAAGAAGCTTTGGCATGTACTCCTGTTAGTATTGAATTTGAAAAACCGGAAAAATGGACAGCACCATACCCGAAGTATGAATCCGGGTGGTGGGACTCATTCTTGCCCCCTGGATCTCAGACTTCAAAGGTATGA
- the LOC125874128 gene encoding putative pentatricopeptide repeat-containing protein At1g12700, mitochondrial, protein MKRIPLCKCNGIIPFLSFVAIPHSCSVNRSISAMSKFGVNSNFEKEVKCLDDAVNLFHQMVRMKPLPSIVDFSKLFKIMISMKHYSTVLSHFREMQKLGIPINVFILNMMINNYCLMHRVDCAFPVLPIYLKSGISFNVVTFTALIRGFFAENKVKDAVELFKKLVREKICEPNEVMYATVMNGLSKKGHTQKTLSLLRLMEQGNPEPNIYIYSIVIDALCKDGNLDAAINILNEMKQKDVLPNIVTYNSIIDGLYKLGQWEKVRTYLSEMVNHNIYPDVRTFTIVIDGLCKEGKVADAEEVMKHMVGKGVEPDIITYTAIMDGYCLRGQVVRARRVFDFMIDKNIEPNIICYSVLIKGYCKKKKVAEAMKLLGEISQRGSKPDIVTYNTILQGLFEVGRIGDAKDFYVEMISLGFIPDLYTHGTLLNGYFKYGLVEEAMSLFDKLERKRENANIEFFNVVINGLCKNGKLDKAHAIFEKLSSMGLLPNARTYNTLITGFCLKGLLDESKDMLRKMEDNGCMPDNVTYNVFVRGYLRCNKISEMTIFLKEMVRRGFSCDATTTELLLNVIRENPSVLDMIPKFHSIKKK, encoded by the coding sequence ATGAAGAGAATTCCTCTGTGTAAATGCAATGGTATTATTCCCTTTCTCTCTTTCGTTGCTATTCCCCATTCTTGTTCGGTTAACAGATCCATTTCTGCAATGAGTAAATTTGGGGTAAATAGCAATTTTGAGAAGGAGGTCAAGTGTTTAGATGATGCTGTCAATCTCTTCCATCAAATGGTTAGAATGAAGCCTCTTCCTTCTATTGTCGACTTCTCTAAATTATTTAAGATTATGATAAGTATGAAACATTACTCTACTGTCCTTTCTCATTTTCGAGAAATGCAGAAATTGGGTATCCCAATTAATGTTTTCATTTTGAATATGATGATTAATAATTATTGCCTGATGCATCGTGTTGATTGTGCATTTCCGGTATTACCCATTTACTTGAAGAGTGGCATTTCATTTAATGTCGTCACCTTTACCGCCTTAATAAGGGGATTCTTTGCTGAAAATAAGGTGAAAGATGCAGTTGAATTGTTCAAGAAGTTGGTAAGAGAGAAGATTTGTGAGCCCAATGAAGTCATGTATGCAACCGTCATGAATGGGCTCAGCAAAAAGGGTCATACTCAGAAGACTTTAAGTTTGCTCCGGTTAATGGAACAAGGTAACCCTGAGCCCAACATATATATCTATAGCATTGTTATAGACGCTCTTTGCAAAGATGGAAACTTAGATGCTGCTATCAACATTCTGAACGAGATGAAGCAGAAAGACGTTCTTCCAAACATAGTCACATATAATTCAATAATTGATGGTTTGTATAAGCTCGGTCAGTGGGAAAAGGTTAGGACTTATTTATCTGAGATGGtaaatcataatatttatcCAGATGTGCGCACCTTCACCATAGTGATTGATGGACTATGCAAAGAAGGGAAAGTTGCAGATGCTGAGGAAGTAATGAAACACATGGTTGGAAAGGGTGTAGAGCCTGATATAATTACATACACTGCGATAATGGATGGCTATTGTTTGCGTGGTCAAGTAGTTAGAGCGAGGAGAGTTTTTGATTTCATGATAGATAAGAATATTGAACCGAACATCATTTGCTATAGTGTACTCATAAAAGGATACtgtaagaaaaagaaagtggcCGAGGCCATGAAATTGCTTGGTGAAATTTCTCAAAGGGGATCAAAACCTGATATTGTTACCTACAATACTATTCTGCAAGGTctgtttgaagttggaagaattGGTGATGCAAAAGATTTTTATGTCGAGATGATATCTCTAGGGTTCATACCTGATTTATACACTCATGGCACTTTGCTGAATGGCTATTTTAAGTACGGACTTGTTGAGGAAGCTATGTCACTCTTTGATAAGttggaaagaaagagagaaaatgctaatattgaattttttaatgttgTCATTAATGGATTGTGTAAAAATGGTAAACTTGATAAAGCTCATGCTATTTTTGAGAAGCTTTCTTCAATGGGATTGCTTCCGAATGCAAGAACATACAATACTTTGATAACTGGATTTTGTCTAAAAGGGTTGTTAGATGAATCTAAAGATATGCTTAGAAAAATGGAGGACAACGGTTGTATGCCAGACAATGTTACTTACAATGTTTTTGTGCGAGGATATCTAAGGTGCAACAAAATTAGtgaaatgacaatttttttgaagGAAATGGTTAGAAGGGGCTTCTCATGTGATGCAACTACAACTGAGTTACTGTTAAACGTTATTAGGGAGAATCCTTCCGTTCTTGACATGATACCGAAGTTTCACTCAATAAAGAAGAAGTGA